The genome window AACGTACACATAGTTGGTTCAACCGATTTAGAGGGTTATTGATTCGTTGGTCTAAAAGACCAGATGCTTACATAGGATTATTGCATCTCGCATGTGGAATAATTACATGGAGGTCAATCTAATGGGATAGGCTCTAAGTCTCTTTACTATAGGCTATTTACTTACACAAATGAAAAAGAAAGAAACTGGAAAAGAAAGTCTTTTTTTTGTTTATTTCATAACTCTTTTTTTATTCGGGAAAACCAGTGACATTACTTCTATTTCTGCGACCCTGTTCCTTATTTTTGGAGTTTACACCCTTTACTACAAAGAGAATACGTGGAAATATTTAGTGTCAGGAATATTTTTTAGTTTTGCCCTGTTTTCAAAGCCGCATAATACTCCCCTTGTCGCTGCACCCACAATCCTTTTTTATTTTATTACATCTTATTTACTATGGAGAAAAGAAGAAAAAGTAACCATAACAGAGATACTCTTATTTTTGAAAGAACAGCGAAAGAATATTATGCTCCTCTTTGCGCCAATATTTATTTTATTTCTCTCCGCAATACTCTTTCTCAATCACTTTTTGATTTACAACTACATTATTCATACCTATAATCCCGTTGTGCAAACCTATACTTCAATGATCAAAGAGTTAGTGACCTTTACGTACTGGTATAATGGGTTATTCCTCCTTTTGTATCTTGGCATAATTGTGAGTGGTCTTCGTCTTGTTTTCTACAAAAAATTTGACCTTTTCTCATTCGTTGCATGTATAAGCTTTCCTGTACTTATTCTTCTTGTGGGAAATAAGTTTGGATTGTATAAACTTATTGACCAATATAGGTATATTCTTCCCCTTGCGCCATTTTATTGCATGAACATCTTCTGTTTTGTTGAAGAGTTTAAGAGAGATTACAACAAAAAAGCGTTATACTGTATTTTAGGCATGATCTTCACATTTCTCTTCATTGTCTACATCACTCTTGGAGGATTAACAGTACGTGATATTTTTCAAAATCATGGGATTAATGACCAAAAGTTTCTTGACAGGATAAAATATGATGTTGAGAGGCCGCTTACTATGCTCCCTGAAACAGAAGGGAAGATACTTGTAGAAAGAGATTATTTTCATAGGTATGATCTTTTGTTTAACGAGAACCCGTATGAACATGTTTCTGAGAGCAACTTTACTGATTATTATGAACAACAAGAAAACTCCATAAATGATACTGACATGGCTGTTGCGGGGAACTTTATAACTATTGGACTTCTTGACTCTCTTGAACCATATATTCATAATGTAACAATAAATAGAAAAATATTAGCAAAAGACCTGCGTGCAGGAGAATACTCAACCATAATACTTGGTCCCTATGTTAATAACTATGCAAATTTCTTAAAGACGACAAGTCTCCCCCCTATTTATTGCCGAATTTCTGCGCCCTTTATCATTGAAGGGGACCCTAAACAGACTAATCAATTTATTTTTATTTACTTTGAAGACAATAGCCTGTGTACCTCCTTCATAGAAACCATGCAAGAATACTACACAACAGAATTTAATACATTATGCGCACGAGGAGAATTGTATATTCAAATCATTAATGATTCAATGGAATATAATGGTGTTCCTTTAGAACAAACATGCTCCAATAAAAGTCAGCTGTATCTTCTCAATAACAGCATAAAAATAGAATCTTTGTTCTTTTGTATTTTGCTTATAGGATACATCAGTTATGGAGTAGGAATAGCGGTAAAAAATCATAGATCAAAGAATCCTACCAATAATAAAACAGCAGGCGATACGCAAAGCGAAGAGACTCAAGAGAAAGATTCAGTTTAGAGACTCCAAACTTTCTTTCAGAAAAAATAACAGGAACTTCTGCTATCTTATATCCGTTCCTCTGTACTTTAACAATCATCTCTAAAAGCAGCAGGTTTGTCTTTTCTGTTGTTAAAAGAGAACTCCACACTTCTTTGCGAATCGCACGAAAATTCGCAGAGAAATCATGAATAGGAATATTCAACATAAGAGGGATAATTTTATTGCCAAAACCACTGATCACTCCTTTAATGGCAGTACTCACTTTTTTAGTTTCATAGCCCGCGCCTTGAACACTATGACGGCAACCAAGAACAAGATCATTCCCTTTCCCTATTTTATCCAGAAGAATAGGAATATCTGTAACAGAAAAAGAAAGATCGGAGTCCATAGATAAAATGATCTCTCCCCGCGCATGATCATACCCCCAGCGCAATGCTGCTCCAATGCCTTGTTTTTCTTTTTGAAGCACAACAATATTTTTGTATGTTTTATGAAGCTCCTGACATAAAACAGCAGTCCCATCTGGGCTATAATCATCAACAACAATAATCTCTTTTAATTGATACGGCTGTTTTTTTTGAAATAAAAGCTCAATCTTAGGAATAAGAAGCGCAATATTTTCTCTTTCATTATAGGTTGGAAGAATAATTGATACTGTTTTTTCTTGCATATTCTTGCGGAGGAAAAAGAGCAATTATAAATCTTTTGCAGCAGAGGATTTTGAAATTATATTTTTATCCCCCTATCATCTTCCACCAGCACCGCGCCAATGCCTGTACCAACATGAAACGCGGAATTGTCCAACGCAGACGCAAGCACTTCAAAAAATGATTTTTCTTCTTCAAAAAGAACAGGCGCTACTGTGATGTTCAGCGTGCTTCCAATATACGCATACGCTTCCTGCTTTCCACCAAGCTGATCAATTAATCCAAGATCCACCGCTTCACTTCCAATATAAATCTGCCCTGTCGCAAGTTCTTCCACATAACCATATTCAAGCCTGCGATTTTCCGCGACAGAACCAATGAAAACAGCGTGCAACTTGTCCAATGTTTGCTGATAAATTTCTTTTTCTTCATTTGTCATTTCTCTATATGGTGATCCCATATCTTTATGATCTCCTGAAACAAAACGCGCATAGCTGACATTATACCGCGTCAAAAAATCGCCATACTCCAAGTAGGACGCAAGCACGCCAATACTTCCTGTAATCGAAACTTCATTCGCAATAATATGATCCGCCGCGCTTGCCGCCCAATACGCACCTGACGCGCCGACTTCGCGAATCACCGCAACAGTTGGCTTATTTGATTCTTTAATCGCGCGCGCAATCTCCGCAGACGCGACTGGCGCTCCGCCGGGAGAATTGATGTCAAACACAATTGCTTTGATAGAAGGATCATTTTCCGCTTTTTTGATAAGCGCAACAATCTCTGTTGAAGAGGCGACATTTGTCGAGAACAAACGGTCTTCGCTGTCAATCATGATCACTCCTTTCATTGGAATAACCGCAACATTGCCTGTTGTTGGTTCACTATCACTCGCAATAAAAATAACCGCGAAAATAAAAACAAAGAAACTGATAATAGAGAAAACAATAATACCTCCGATAATCCAGAGCCACGGTGTTCGCGGCTGTTCCTGTTTTTCTATTTTGACCATTATTGTCTTTTCTTCGCTTGCTTCCTAATATAGTTTACTATTTGGGGCGCTATCCAATCGTGCAAGTGAAATCATTGATTATTCTTATTTTGCTTCCACAACACCCCCATGCTCTTGTGGAGCATTGGGTCCCCCTGACATTTTGCTTTGCTGGAGCGCGTATTGTCTCTTGCTTCTGAGCAACGCATCTCTTATTATTAAATAATATTCGCCTTGCTACGGAATAAATCGCCTTACAAGATGAACAATCGTTTAGCAGCTCTAGAGAATTCCCATGTCTTTATTATTTATTTTATCGATAAAAAAATATTATATAGCAAAAGTGGTTAATTTTCGAACATTTGAAACCACTTTTGCTGAATATAGTGAACGCACCAAATTATTGTAATAAAGATAGTGCGTTCACTATTCCGCAGACGCAAACAAGTTACGATAATTTATTGCGTCTGCTATAGTTGAGGTGCATACAGGTTCGAAATATTGGCACCTCAACTATATCACTCGAAACATCAGATGGCACTATTTATGAAAAAAAGATATACACAAGAACAAAACTAATTCTCAAACTTTCCTTTTACTTTGTACTCATCTGCGTTGATAATCTGATGATACTGCTGCTGAAAGTCAGTTGTGCTTTTATTCAATACCCAGACATTTCGGAGAAAGACAAAGAACCAAATGAGACCAACCACCACGATAAGTATTGTCAAATATTTATCCTGCTTGAGTACCTCTAATAACATTTGCCCACCTGTCTTTACCGATGCAGTCGGAGGTATTTAAAGATTGTGTTCAGAAAAAGGATTATCGCATCGCATTCCACATTTCTCTTTGCACTTCAGTCATACGTTTAATTGCTTCTTCAAAGCGAACTCTGCTTTCTTTGCTTCTCTTTTCGCTTTCCCTGATTATTTTGTCTATCTCTCTTTTGTCCAATTTACACACCTTTCTTATTTTTTGCTCTTTTCTCTATATATATTTGTTTCTATTTTCTTTTTATTCTCCTCAAAGATTCTCTGAGTTCTTTATTATCTTGCTCTAGATTTTGATATTCTGCTATCATTATCTGTTTCTCCATCTCGTGATCCACCATTCCTTCTTTTAACCAACTATATCTACTCTCCATACAAATCTTCTCAAAAGAAATGGTTGTAATAACAACAAGCGCAAATATTCCTGAAAAGATATACGCGTATTCAGGCCAGATCAATATCAACAGAAAGAGAAATACTTGTTGTAGCGTGTACAAAGTCAAGAATAAAATGTCAAACAATGTCTTATGATTACGAAAAAATAATCTCAAGTTCTCCCAAAACAACTGTATCTCTCGAAATATAAAACCATGGAAACTTCTCATTTTACACTACTCTCTTAAATTTCTTCTCGAGTTCAGGAATCGTAAACTGAATCATTGTTGGTCTGCCATGCGGACAGGTAAACGGCTGCTCGCATTTTTGCAATTGCTGAAGAATCGTTTGCATCTCCTGTAGATGCACGACATCATTTGCCTTTACAGCAGCACGGCACGCTGTTCTGATGATTTTCTCTTCCTGCACTTCATTCAACAACATTGCTTTGTCATTTATCTGCGCCATGATTTCATGAATTGTCTCTTTGTCAATAAGTCTGCCCAGAATCGAAGGAACTGTGCGAAGCAGCAGCGTGTTTCTTCCAAATTCTTCCAAATGAAATCCTAATTGTTCAATGTATTTTTTATTCTCCTGATACAACAGCATTTCCGCAGGCGAAAAATCTATTTCTTCTGGAACAAGAAGCTCTTGTGTTTTGATGTTTTTTCCATAATATTGTTCCATGAATTTTTCGTAGAGTACACGCTCATGCGCAGCGTGCTGATCAATAATGATTAGCCCTAGCTCGTTTTCCGCGAGATAAAAAACATTATGTATTCTTCCAATAAGTTTGAGCGTCGAAATGCGTTCTGTTCCTGCAATCGCTGACGCTTCTGTAGTGAGTGATCTAGAAGTGTCTTGTTCTTTTTCTTCTCCACTGCTTTTTTCTTCATTATCTTGCGCTTCAGTTCCCACGACTTTCTGCAATGCACAATCGAGCATTTCCTGCGCAGAAATTTCAGCAGAAGTTTCTCCTTTTTGTGTTTTGCCCTCTTCTTTTTCCGCAAAAAACATTTGCTTTTCTTCTTGCACTGTAAACTGCTTTGCCATTAAGGGCGACTGGGTGAATGTTGGTTTTTCTTCCGCAATAATCGGAACAAGCTTCGCGTTATCCAACGTATTTCGCACTGCATTGAAAACAGCAAGATATAACTCATTTTCTCTTTCAACACGAATCACTGCTTTTTGCGGATGGACATTCACATCAATAAGCCCTGGATTTATAGTAACATTGAGAATGAACAGCGGGTGATTCTCCAGATGCAACAGCGTGTGATACGCGTCATAGACTGCTTTACTTATAATGTTGTTTTTTACCGCACGATGATTGACAAAAATATGCTGGACTTCTTTGTCGTTTCTTGTGATTGTGGGCTTACTCAGGAAGCCTTTGATTTTGATTTCATTGTAGCTGTACTCTACAGGAAGCATGCCGTACGTCACTTTTTTTCCGTAGACACTGAGAATTCGGTCAATCGTATTTGTTGTTGCTGGCGCAAAAATGATTTCCTGCTGCCCGTGCATGAGCTTTATTGTCTTTTCTGGATACGCAAGCGCGTACTTTGTCATGAGCTCCGCTACTTGCCGCAATTCTGTCTGGATTGTCTTGAGGTGTTTTTTTCGCGCAGGAACATTGAAGAAAAGGTTTGTTACTTCGATACTTGTTCCATCTGGCATCGCAATATCATGCGACTCCACAAACTTTCCCCCACTGGAAAGAACTTTGAAGCCAGTTTGTGCCCCTTTTGTTTTTGTCTTTAACGAAAGTTCCGCAACTGCCGCAATTGATGAAAGCGCTTCTCCGCGAAAACCCATTGTGGTGATTTTAAACAAATCATCTGCGTCTGTGATTTTGCTTGTCGCGTGGCGTTCAAGGCATAACAGCGCGTCTTCTTTTTCCATACCACTCCCATTGTCTGTTACTCGGATTTTTGATTTTCCGCCTTCCTCTATTTCGACAGTGATTATTGCCGCTCCCGCGTCAATCGAATTTTCGACTAACTCTTTAACCACAGAAGCGGGACGTTCAATCACTTCTCCTGCCGCTATTTTGTTGATTAAGGCGTCATCCAGCAGCTTGATCTTTGGCATGAGAAAAGGAGGTTTTCTGCGGCTTTAATAGTTTTTGATGTGATTATTTCTTTCGGTATGTTCGAAAAAAACATGCGAAAAAACAAAAATACCGAAACGTATTCGCTTTATCCGAAAATCCTTCGGAACATCCGTAAGATTTTCGGAAAACTCGTCGATAAAGTAATTAATGTGTTTGTTTTAAGAAATTATTATCTCTTTTGCCGAGATCGCCTAATCTGGTTATGGCAACGGTCTGATGAAACCTGTGATGAGCAGGCTTCAGAGAGCCGTGAAGGTCACACTTCTGCGGGTTCAAATCCCGCTCTCGGCGTTATTATCCTAACCAGAAATATAAATGTTGTGGAAAAAAGACAATGAAAAAAAGAAAAGAAAAACTTATTTCAATTTCAACGCTGCTTTAATCGCGTCTCTGTCAAAGCCAACGATGATGGTGCCGTTAATGTCCAACACTGGAACACCCCGCTGTCCTGACTTTTCTTCCATATTCTGGAGCGCTTTCGCGTCTTCCGCGACATTGTGCTCGATATAGTCAATTTTGTTTTCCTTCAAAAAGTCTTTTACTTTCACGCACCAGGGGCATGAATTTGTACTGTATACGATTACTTTTACCATAGAAATCTCCTCCGCATTTGTTGATTTCTACATCCTATTTAAAGTTTCTTCTTTTCGATTTCTTTCCCAATAACAACAAACAAAAACAACCTGTTGAAAAAGACAAAACAATACGTCACGAAAACAAGATAGAAGAAAATTAGAATATTCACCGCGTAGAATTGCATCAGTGTTGCTGTATCCGCGACATTCTGCCCAATTGCTGAAAGAATGCTAAACAACGCGATGTAGCCAAGAAATACAAGAATTCCTCCACAAACATTCCAGAGCACCCATTGCCCAACCCATTTCCATGAAAACAGGTGAAATGTATTTTTGACAAGCTCCATTAGCGTTATTTCTTTTTTTGCAACAAAGAGCACATGAGAAAGCTGGAGGAAAAGGAAAGAAAACAAAACATAGAGCAATAAGAAGATCGGAACCATTGTTTGTTTGAGCAGAGTCACCATCGCTATCGAAAGGAATGTCCAAACGAGAAAGAACACAATAAAAAGTGTCAATCCCATCACAAGATTATACCCAAAAAACCTGAGCACTTTCTTTTTTGAAAAATCAAACGCGCTTTGCACTTGTTGAATTGTATTGAGAAAACTCAGATTCACGTAGGTGAAAAATGAATACGCAAAACAGACCGCAGCAAAATAAAAGAGGAGTAATCCATACCCGACATACGTTCCAATAAGCGATGCTTCATAATTGGAGAATATTGTATCAAATATTGCAGCTGCCGCGTAGAGACAGCCAAGAAACAACGCGTCAAACAAGAGCATAAAGAGAAAAGTCTTCCAATATTTTCTAAACGAGATTGCTGATCGAACCTGTTGCTTGAGAGAGGGGAATACCATGTTTATCTTTTCTTCTTCGCTTTTTTATCGTCATCGCTTTTTTTACGCGCTTTCTCTGTTTCCGCGAAAACCTGCTCTAAATCGTTCGCGAGCGATGGATCTTCCGCAAGAACCTGCCCTACATTTTTTTCCACAGGAATATGACCAACGACTGACTTGACAAGATCTTCCTGCTTCTGCATTTCTGAAGTATCTTCTTTTCCTTTTTGTTTTGTTCCTTTTTCTGGAGTACTCACAATCGCGCCAATCACTTCATCAATTTTATCGAGCTGCATATCTTCTTGCCTGAGCTCCTCGAGATGCTTCTTCTCTTCTTCAAACCGCTGGCGTTCAAGCGCCTGCATATGTTTCTCCCTATCCGCTTCCCGCATTTCTCTTAGTTTCTCTTTTTCAGCGATTCTTTTCTGACGCTCTTCTTCTGCGTTTTTCCGCGCGGCTTCTTCCCGCGCTTTGAGGATTGTCTGCTGCTGTTCAACAATTTCCTCTTTATGATCGATAGATAACTGGATTGCTTTTTCTTTTGCCAACTCGAGAATGTGCAAAGGATTTCCTCTCGCGTGATCTCTCAGCATTTTCAGCGTTTGCTGGTCAAAAGGATATGTTCCTTCCCCACCCACCGCTTCTATTCTTTTTTT of Candidatus Woesearchaeota archaeon contains these proteins:
- a CDS encoding glycosyltransferase: MQEKTVSIILPTYNERENIALLIPKIELLFQKKQPYQLKEIIVVDDYSPDGTAVLCQELHKTYKNIVVLQKEKQGIGAALRWGYDHARGEIILSMDSDLSFSVTDIPILLDKIGKGNDLVLGCRHSVQGAGYETKKVSTAIKGVISGFGNKIIPLMLNIPIHDFSANFRAIRKEVWSSLLTTEKTNLLLLEMIVKVQRNGYKIAEVPVIFSERKFGVSKLNLSLESLRFAYRLLFYYW
- the sppA gene encoding signal peptide peptidase SppA — protein: MVKIEKQEQPRTPWLWIIGGIIVFSIISFFVFIFAVIFIASDSEPTTGNVAVIPMKGVIMIDSEDRLFSTNVASSTEIVALIKKAENDPSIKAIVFDINSPGGAPVASAEIARAIKESNKPTVAVIREVGASGAYWAASAADHIIANEVSITGSIGVLASYLEYGDFLTRYNVSYARFVSGDHKDMGSPYREMTNEEKEIYQQTLDKLHAVFIGSVAENRRLEYGYVEELATGQIYIGSEAVDLGLIDQLGGKQEAYAYIGSTLNITVAPVLFEEEKSFFEVLASALDNSAFHVGTGIGAVLVEDDRGIKI
- the mutL gene encoding DNA mismatch repair endonuclease MutL, with the protein product MPKIKLLDDALINKIAAGEVIERPASVVKELVENSIDAGAAIITVEIEEGGKSKIRVTDNGSGMEKEDALLCLERHATSKITDADDLFKITTMGFRGEALSSIAAVAELSLKTKTKGAQTGFKVLSSGGKFVESHDIAMPDGTSIEVTNLFFNVPARKKHLKTIQTELRQVAELMTKYALAYPEKTIKLMHGQQEIIFAPATTNTIDRILSVYGKKVTYGMLPVEYSYNEIKIKGFLSKPTITRNDKEVQHIFVNHRAVKNNIISKAVYDAYHTLLHLENHPLFILNVTINPGLIDVNVHPQKAVIRVERENELYLAVFNAVRNTLDNAKLVPIIAEEKPTFTQSPLMAKQFTVQEEKQMFFAEKEEGKTQKGETSAEISAQEMLDCALQKVVGTEAQDNEEKSSGEEKEQDTSRSLTTEASAIAGTERISTLKLIGRIHNVFYLAENELGLIIIDQHAAHERVLYEKFMEQYYGKNIKTQELLVPEEIDFSPAEMLLYQENKKYIEQLGFHLEEFGRNTLLLRTVPSILGRLIDKETIHEIMAQINDKAMLLNEVQEEKIIRTACRAAVKANDVVHLQEMQTILQQLQKCEQPFTCPHGRPTMIQFTIPELEKKFKRVV
- a CDS encoding glutathione S-transferase N-terminal domain-containing protein yields the protein MVKVIVYSTNSCPWCVKVKDFLKENKIDYIEHNVAEDAKALQNMEEKSGQRGVPVLDINGTIIVGFDRDAIKAALKLK